The stretch of DNA TTTCTTCTCCCAGCCACTTTCAACAAGACCTATATCTACATGCTGTCCATCTTTTTCAAAAATAAGCCAGCCATTGCTTCTTAAAAGCCTAAAACCGTGACCTTTTAGTTCCTCAGTTAAAGGTTTTACCTGCGAAGATAGGACTTTAAAGTCTATATCCTGAGGAGTGGGCTTTCTTATACCTTTAGAGTACAAAGCTATTGCCCATCCACCCACTAACATACCCTTATAACTTTCAATCACATATAGAGCCTCTTTTATAACTTCCGCTTCCCTCTCTTTGCATTCCTGCAAAAACCTCTCAAAAAGGCTTTCTATATCAATAGCTCCAGGCTTCAACTTCTTCATAATTATGATACTCTATTTTTGGTTTTACTATCCATGCATCCTTGCACAACCAGATATATTCATACCTTTTAAAGTCATGCAAACTGCCACGCAGACAGAGTTTTTTAGCATACCCCCTATGAACAAGGTAGCCCCACTGGTCATAAGCGTAAGCCCATCGCTCTATGTATATTTCAAGCCTCCTATAGTCATGCCTTTCGTAGCTTTTTTTTCCAGCAAAGTTCCTACCAGGAAGTATCAAAAGACAAATATCCTGTAGCTCCTCTTGAGGCACGCTCAACTCTCCACCCCTGACAATCCTGATACCTCCCTTCAACGAAAACTTTAGAGGCTTTGCTATGTAGCCAGCAAGCTTTACAGACCTTATTAGCCTTTCTATCCTCCTTTTCCTCCACGCATAAAACAGCTCCTTTGCCCTTTTTATGGCTTTTGTGTCAGGCTCATACAGAAAAATCCAGCCAAAGCCTACTCCAGTGATTCCAAAAGGCACACCCATTCTGAGATACTTATACAGGTTTATTCCTGCGAGAAATTCTAACATACTTAAGCCTCCTCCGAGAGCTTATGCCTTTTTTCTAAGAGTTTTACCAAGTCTTCTTCATACTCATAGCCTTCCCAAAAGTTTATGTATCCATCCAGCTTACCGCTTAGGTAATGCATGGCTTGCACCACATCTTTGCCAAGCCCTCTCCTCAAATAGGCTATTCGCAGAGCTTCCATGCCAGCAAGAGGTATATCGTAAAAGGTGGCAAAAACATAGAGCTTCTTCTCAAGTTTTATAACCAAGTCATAATTGGAACTTACTGAATCCATCTTTAAAAAGTATCCTCTACAACCTTCAAGACCCTTAGACTTTGGCATGCTACTCAGGTATAGGACTATGTCTGGAGCTTCTTCTTTTTCTTTCTTGTCGGGTATTATATACTCCCACTCCTTCCAAAGTCTATAAGCACACCTTTTATAGTTAAGGTATTCTATCCAAGTTTGATATCCAACCGCTAACTGCACGAGCCTTCTACCTTCTAAGGGTCTATAGACCTTATAGAGGCACACCTTATTTTGGTCTCCCCTGTATATAACATAGCTTTTTTGGTCGTATTCATAAGCCCATTTTTGGAGAAACTCCTGTAGCCTTTCATAGTCTTGGTTTTTATACTCTCCCCTTTTCTTTCTGTAGGCTTTTCCAGGAAGCACCACGAAGTAAAACTCAGGCACGTATATAAGCCAGCCCAACTCCTTGTTTTTAACTACATAATTTAGACCAAACCTTATAAGAGGCTTTGCCACATATCCAGCTTTTCTTATGTCCTTTATGAGCTTTATAGTTCTTTCTCTGTTAAAACTCTTTAGCTTGTTGCTTACAGCCTTTGCTATCTTTTCACCTTCTGTACTTTCTTCCTTTAAGAGGTTTGTAATAGTCCAACCCACCTCTGCGCTTATGATGCCGAAGGGATGCCCATCTATAAGATGGCGGAGTAGATTCCCATAACCTACCTCGCTTATGACCGTGAGCCCAGAAAGTATAGGAATCCATACTCTGTACTGCCCCTTTTCTAAAAGACCTTCCATAACCTTGTCAATCTCCGACAGGACTACATTAAGCCCCCTCTCAAACTCTTCAGGCATAATACCACCTCCTTTTAAAGATTTTTAAGGCTTATTAAAAGGTTTTACCCTAACTTTTTAACGCATCTCCCCTTTTATTAACCTGCTGTATAGCCTGTAGGCTTGCCTGTAGGCTTGTGGGTCTTCCTCAGCAGTAAAAACTAACGCACCCTTTATCTCTTCCTCCTCATCGTCAAAGTAAAAGCCTTCAAAGGCTATAAGAACAGCCTCATCATCTGCATCTACGAAGGCTACCTTTGAAGGATTTATAAAATATCGGATATCGTCATTATCAATAAGCCAAAAATGGTCAGATATTTCTATATCTTCCTCTATTTCTATGGCATTTTCCTCGTAGTAGCCACCAAAGTAGGCAAGCGTTAAATCTTCCCTCCTGTCTTGCTCTATCAGGGTTGCTATGGAGAGGTTTATGTACTTCATGTGCTAACCTCAAAGTATATTTTGTGTTTTTTAATTTATACCTAATTTTATTTTTGACAATGATTTAGATCATATTTAAAAAAACCACTTTAAATGTGTAAGAGTTTGGATTCTCGGCAATGCCTTCTGGAGTCTATGGTTCCCCGTGCCTGCTTAAAATCCGTTTATTTTCGTGTCTCAAATATTCCATAATAAGGAGTAAGACAAAAACGAATAACTCCACCAAAGAAGAGGTGAGTCTATCTAAAGCAAGCCCATGCATACTGTGTGGCTTTGTCAGGAGATCCCCAAAGGTTGCTCCAAAGGGTCTGGTAAAAATGAAAGCTACCCAGAACAGCAAAGTCTTATTTAGTTTTGTAAAGTGATGTAATAAAAACACAAAGATTATTACTAAACTTGTAGCTATAGCCCCTTCTATGTAGCTGAGACCTATATTATCCGTAAGAAAGTCTCCAAAAGCAGTCCCCAAGCTATTAGAGAAAACCACCGCTGTCCAGAAGAATACCTCCTTTAGTGGTTCGTTCATTGGGCGGATGTTTATCGTTTTATATCTCATGTACCACACAAAAAGCGTCAAGAAAAGACCCGCAGAAAGTATGAGGCTTCCCAAAAGGTATCCAAGTCCAAAGGTTCTATCCATGGCATCTGAAATTTCCGTTCCCATCACAGTAGTAGAAGCTATGGAAAACCAGAAAATGGGCGGACTGTAAGTCTTTGAGTATAGCTGTAAAACTAAAAGTGTCACAAAAATTACAAAGCTTATAAAGAAGCTATGCACATATCCCAATCCTAAACTCATAGATAGGAAATCTCCGAAGGTCTCGCCAAGGGTAGTGGCTACGATTTTCAAAAGCCAAAAAAGTAAAGTGATCTCCGGTATTTTGCTCAATAGCCATTCATCCTTTTCCACAGCTTCAAATACCTTCATGGCTAAACCTCCTGACGTTTATAGAGGCATAAAGGAAGCCTGCCCTTCTGCCTATAACTCTCCTCAAGTGGTGCGTTTCCCTTAGCTTTTAATCTTCTTCCTCTTCTTCCTTTTCCACCTTTAGCACCTTGCCCGTGTTGGCGTCTACCTTTACATCGTACTCTTCCGCATCTTTTATAAGCTTGACGCCATAGACCAGCCTTCCGTCCTCATCCTCAAGCTCGTAGCCTAAAACATCACCACCTACTTGGCTCTTTGCAGAACTTGTCGCTTCCTGAGGGCTTATCTTAGCCTGCTTAGGGTTTGGTAGCGTGTTTTCAATCTCTGCAATGGCAAGCGTAAAGCCTGCTAAAAGTCCTCCTAAAAGTAGGAGCTTCTTCATGGTTGCACCTCCTTAAAGTTTTTAACCTACTATTTAGATTAGAACCAGCACCTTAAGGAAATCTGAAGGTTAGCTTAACCTAAGCTGAAAAACACACCTTTACGAGAAGACCGCCATTTCTTTTGTTTTCAAGTAAAATCTTCCACCCAAAGAGCTGTGCTATGGCTCTTGAAATGCTCAGGCCCAAGCCTGAACCTTCTTGACTCAGAACATTGGAACCTCTATAGAAAGGCTCAAAAACTTTTTCCATGTCTTCTTCTTGTATTCCAGGTCCGTTATCAGATATATATAGACAGCCTTTATTCGTAGTGATCTCAATTTTACCACCAATGGGACTATACTTTACCGCATTTTCTACAAGATTTATTAGTATGGAATAAACAAGTTCTTTGTCTGCCTCTAAAATAACATCATCAAGTTTTACGTCTACAGTAAGGTTTTTCTTGTCAATAAGGGGCAAAAGTTCATCTAAAACTTCTTCAATGAGTAATTTTAAGTTAAAGTTTTCAAGATTGGTTTGATGGCTTTTGCTTTCAAGCCTATAAAGAAAGAGCATCTTTTCTGTAATCTTCAAAGCCTTTTCTACGGAAGCTCTTATGTTTAGAAGGAGGTTTAAAAGTTCCTCTTTTTTCCTGTTCTGTCTGAAGGCAAGATCTACCGCAGTTCTTATTACAGAAAGTGGGGTTTTTAGATGATGTGAAAGGTGATACAGAAAAAGTCTTTGATTTTGGATATACACGTTTAATCGTTCTATAAGTTTGTTATAGGAATTAAGAAGAGGCATAAACTCAGAGGGAAGTTTTATGTTGATGGGCTTTAACTCCTCTGGCGTACTTATCTCTATGCTTTTTGCAAGCTTTCTTATATTCCGCAAAGACAGGAACCAAAGGACGTAGGACAAAAGAAGAAACAAGATTAGAAGCAAAAACCAACCTAAGGTAAACTTTTTAAGCAAGGTGTTTTTATAGGATCGTTTTTCGCTTACGTCTCTATAAACACCTATGGTATAACCTTCATAAGATTTTATAAAGCCTGCTATTAGTCTACCTTTCCATTCAAAGGTATAAAAGCCATAGCGTTGAGGAAAATCTAAAACATACTCATCAGGTTGAATTTCAGCTACCCTGTTTCCTTGCTTTACCAAAAGGTAATTTCCGGAACCTTTACGGAAAATTGAAAAAACTTCCTCATCGTACTGGAAACCACCATCTTCCTGTATAAGCGAAGCTATAGACTGCCAGGAAGTCCTTAAGGACCACTCTATTTCTTCATTCAAAGTCTGTTGTAAAGTGTAGGATACAAAGACATAAAGAGATATAAAGGCTAAGGATATAAGTATAGAAAAGATAATGTAAACCCTTACAAAGAGACTATTCATTACTTAAAAGATATCCATAACCTTTTATTGTCTTTATATACTTTCCTTCTGGGTCAAGTTTTTTCCTTAACTTGCTTATTAGTACTTCTACTACGTTGCTATCTGGAAAAGCATTCCATCCATAAAGCTGTTCATTAAGGTATGTTTTAGACAAAGGTCTGCCCAGGTTTAAAACCAATAAGGAAATTAATTTCCATTCCATGTGGGTAAGTTGTACCTCTCTATTACTTTTAAAAACACGGTGAGTGTTGAGATCTACAACTACATCAGAAAAAGAAACCCTATTTTCTAAAACACCATAAGACCTTCTTATTAAAGCTCTTATTCTTGCAAGAAGCTCCTCAAAAGCAAAAGGCTTTGAAAGATAATCATCAGCACCTAAATCAAGACCTTTTACCTTATCTTCTGTAGCACCTCGTGCAGTAAGTATTATTATGGGAGTTTTAATTCCATGACCTCGTGCTATTTTTAGAAGATCAAAACCGTCCCTTTTAGGAAGCATAAGGTCTAAAATGATCACTTTATATTCTACACTTTTTATATATTCTTCCGCTGTGATTCCGTCAGAGACCCAATCTACGGTATAGCCAGCCTCTTCTAATCCTCTTTTTATAAGTCTTCCTAAGCTTTTATCGTCTTCTACAAGGAGAAGCCTCATAAAAATGTCTTAAACTATCTTCAGGCTCATGTCAAGCCAGCGAGCCGAATGGGTTATGAAACCACATGAGATATAATCTACGCCTTCAATCGCATAAAGAGTGATGTTCTCAGGCGTTATGTTACCAGAAACCTCCAACTTCACACTGCCTTTAGCTACTTTTACAGCCTCCTTCACACCATCAGGTGTAAAGTTGTCCAACATAACTATATCTACACCGCAATCTAAGGCTTGTTTGAGTTCTTCTATATTTTCAACTTCCACCTCTATCTTATAGGCGGGACTGACGACCTGCCTGACCCTTCTTACCGCTTCGGTTATGCTACCCGCTACTTTTTTGTGATTATCTTTTATGAGAACCATATCATATAAGGCAAACCGGTGATTTTTACCTCCACCCACACGCACCGCGTATTTCTCAAAGATCCTGAATCCCGGTGTAGTTTTTCTAGTATCAAGGATCTCAATTCGTGTACCTTCAAGCCTTTCAACGAACTTCCGTGTCAGCGTGGCTATTCCGCTAAGCCTTTGTAGTATGTTTAGAGCGAGCCTCTCACCCTTGAGAATACTCTCCGCAGAACCCTCAATTACCAGAAGCTCGTCCCCTTTTTTAAAAGTTACACCGTCCATCTTTGAAGTTATTACTCCAACACCTCCTAAAAGTTCAAACACCTTTATCGCAAAGGGCATACCTGCAAGAATTCCCTCATCTTTAGCCCTTATAACCGCTCTGACCCTTTCGCCCCTGCAGATACTTTCAGTTGTTATGTCCCCGGTTCCTATGTCCTCTTTCAAGAATAATCTCAGAGCATCCTCCATGCTATAATTTTAGTTCAAAAAGTGGGGTTACTATGAAAGTTGTTATGGTAGCTTTTGAGAGCGCACCCTACCTTAAGGTGGGTGGGTTGGGGGATGTGATACACTCACTCTCAAAAACATTGGTAAGATTGGGACACCAAGTGAGTGTGATCACCCCACTTCACAAAAAGATAAAGGCAGATCTTAAAAAGGTGAGGGAAAACCTTAAAATTTATATAGACCACGAGTGGAAAGCTTTTAATCTTTATGAGGATACGTATGAAGGTATCCGTTACCTCTTTGTAGACCATCCACTTTATTACCATAGAGAATACGTGTATGCACCTCCAAAAGGTGATTACGAAGACAATGCGCTCAGATCGGGATTTTTCAGTATGGCAGGGCTTGAGGTAATGAGACAGATTTCACTCTCTCCAGATGTGATACACACACACGATTGGCACACGGCGCTCTTGGGTCTTTACAAAGAGCTTTACTATCAGGATATGAACAATGTAGCCCTTGTTTTCACTATACACAACGCTATGCATCAAGGTATCTTTGATAGCATGTTTCTGCCGAGACTCAATCTTCCTTGGGAAGTTTTCCATCCCTTCGGTGGTATTGAGTTTTATGGAAAGATAAACCTTTTAAAAGCGGGCATAACTTTCTGCGATGTTCTCACTACGGTGAGCCCCTCTTATGCGGAAGAGTTAAAGGAGAATGCCTACGGTCTTGAAGGTGTGATAAAAGAAAAGAAGTACTTTTTTGGTATACTCAACGGTATAGATTACGATATATGGAACCCTGAAAGAGACAGGTACATAAAAGTACACTATAGCATAAAGAATTTTAAGAAAAAGAAGTACCAAAATAAGAAGCATCTGAGAGATGTGTTCGGTCTTGACGATGCACAGGACAAACCTCTTGTAGGTATGGTATCAAGGCTGACAGCTCAAAAGGGTTTTGATATCATAAAGGGCATGATGGATGAAGCCGTTGCAGAAGGCTTTGAGTTTGTATTTTTAGGCTCAGGTGAAGAAACTTATCAAAACATGCTCATTGAGTTCATGAAAAAGTATCCCAAGAGTGTGAGAGTCAGGATAGAGTATAACGAGGAACTTGCACATATAGTTTATGCAGGAAGCGATATGTTCCTGATGCCTTCCCTCTTTGAACCCTGCGGTATATCCCAGATGATAGCCATGAGGTATGGCACAGTTCCTATAGTTAGAAAGGTAGGTGGGTTGAAAGATACGGTGATTGATGTTGTGGAAAACCCCCAAGAAGGTACAGGTTTTACCTTTGAAGAGTACAAGCCTAAGGAACTTCTCCACGCTATGCTCAAAGCTGCGGTTTATTACGAAATGGAAAAGTGCAACAGCTCAAGAAGATGGTCCCAGCTCGTGAAGAGATGCATGTCCAAAGATTTTTCTTGGGAAAAAAGCGCCAAAGAGTACGAAAGCGTTTACTCTTCTGCTATGCTTTTGAGAAGATATGATACTTGATCTTGAAAGCTTAATAGAGTTTTTGGAGAGAGAGAGAGCCAAAGGCAAGAAGATAGTCTTTACAAACGGATGCTTTGATCTGCTTCATGCCGGACACGCCCATTATCTAAAGAGGGCTAAGGAGTTAGGAGACATACTCGTGGTAGGCATAAACTCGGACAGTTCCGTAAGGAGGATAAAAGGAGATAAAAGACCTATAATAAAACAGGAGATGAGAGCTTACCTTGTGGACAGCTTAAAACCAGTTGATTACGTGGTGATATTTGAAGAGGACACACCAGAAAGGTTAATAAGGAGCATCAAGCCCCACGTACTTGTCAAAGGTGGAGACTGGAATATAGAGAATATAGTTGGTGCTGACTTTGTACTCTCTTACGGAGGAAGAGTGGAAAGGATAGAGTTCTCTTTTGATATATCCACGAGTATAATAGTGCAAAAAATCCTGTCTATCTATAGAGACATTTCCAAGTGAGCGTCTATGATCTTTTCTATCTTACTGATGATCTCTTTATCAAGTTTCATCCTTTCAAGCAGTAATTTTCTACCCTCAGATAAAGTTCTTACAACGGATCTTATGTCTTCTTCAAAGATCATTTCTTTGTAAAGCCCCATAGCTTTGAGAATATCCAGTTTGAACCTGAGAAAAAATATGCTAACGTTTTTGATCCTTATAGAGAGGTAATTTAGAAATACCTCAAAAAGTTGCTTATCGTAATACCTCACCCATTTTATAAAAAAACCTGCGAGACTGCACATCCACAGGTATCTTTCGTAACTTTCCAAAGCTAAATAGGACAGAAAACTCACCTTACTTATATCTATGGGGATTATTATCTCACCGCTTTGCCTGTAGGTGAGTTCAACTACATTGAAGGGTTCAAAAATACCAGCATATCTGCTCTGCGCAAGTGCGCCCTCCCTCACAAAGAGGTTCATCACTCCACCCCAACCGTAAACCTTAAGTAAAAGATCCTCCTCCCCCACGAGAAGTCTCCTTAGTACGATCACCTTGCTTTTTGAGGACATGTGTTATAATTTACTCCCACAAAGGAGAGATGAAATGCCTACCTTGTTCAGGAAAGTCAAAGATGTGAGAAACTATATAAGGAATCTAAGACATTCTGCGGAAAACAATTACAGCGTAGGTTTAGTTCCAACCATGGGATATCTACACGAAGGACACATGGAGCTTGTGAGAAAGTCTAAACTTCAGAACGATATAACCGTGGTTAGTATATACGTCAACCCCCTTCAGTTTGGTAAAGGCGAAGATTACGAAAGATATCCCAGAGATCTGGAGAGGGATCTCGCCATGTGTGAAGAAGCGGGTGTAGATATAGTATTTGCCCCGACAGATGAGGAGATTTATCCACAAAAGCCTAAGGTGGAAATAAATGTGGAGGGGATAAGCAACGTACTTGAGGGAGCTTTCAGGACAGGTCACTTCAGCGGTGTTGCCCTGATAGTCCTGAAGCTCTTTAACATAGTTCAGCCCGATAGGGCATACTTTGGCGAAAAAGACTTTCAACAACTAAAACTCATAGAGAGACTCGTAAGGGATCTATCTTATCCGGTTGAAATAGTGCCTGTACCTACAGTGAGGGACAAAGATGGTCTTGCGTTGAGTTCAAGAAATACCTATCTGAAGGAAAACGAAAGGGAATCCGCACTTTCCATATACAGATCCTTTCTGATAGCTCAAAAGCTCTTTAAGGTAGGAAACACGAAAGCCGAAGACCTCAAAGAAGCAATAAAGGATTACATAAGCAGGCATCCACACGTTAAAAAGATAGATTACGTGGAGATAGTGGATGAAGAATTTAACATAAAAAGCGGTGAAGTTTCTGAAGGTGATAGGATACTCGTTGCGGTTTGGATAGGTGATACGAGACTTATAGACAACTGGAGGCTTAGCTATGAAGAGGTATGAAGGACTTTTAAAAGCGGATGGTGTGAGGTTCGGTATAGTAGCGAGCAGATTTAACCACTTGCTTGTGGATAGGTTAGTAGAGGGGGCATTAGACTGCATAATGAGGCACGGCGGTTCGGAAGAGAATATACATATAGCGAGAGTTCCAGGTTCTTGGGAAATACCCCTGATCGTTAAGGAAATGGCTCTGAGAGATGACTTAGATGCACTGATAGCTCTGGGAGTGCTAATAAGAGGAC from Hydrogenobacter sp. encodes:
- the ribE gene encoding 6,7-dimethyl-8-ribityllumazine synthase, translated to MKRYEGLLKADGVRFGIVASRFNHLLVDRLVEGALDCIMRHGGSEENIHIARVPGSWEIPLIVKEMALRDDLDALIALGVLIRGQTPHFEYIASEVSKGLALVSLETRKPVSFGIITADSLEQAIERAGTKQGNKGWEAALSAIEMVNLLRSLR
- a CDS encoding response regulator transcription factor, producing the protein MRLLLVEDDKSLGRLIKRGLEEAGYTVDWVSDGITAEEYIKSVEYKVIILDLMLPKRDGFDLLKIARGHGIKTPIIILTARGATEDKVKGLDLGADDYLSKPFAFEELLARIRALIRRSYGVLENRVSFSDVVVDLNTHRVFKSNREVQLTHMEWKLISLLVLNLGRPLSKTYLNEQLYGWNAFPDSNVVEVLISKLRKKLDPEGKYIKTIKGYGYLLSNE
- a CDS encoding glycogen/starch synthase is translated as MKVVMVAFESAPYLKVGGLGDVIHSLSKTLVRLGHQVSVITPLHKKIKADLKKVRENLKIYIDHEWKAFNLYEDTYEGIRYLFVDHPLYYHREYVYAPPKGDYEDNALRSGFFSMAGLEVMRQISLSPDVIHTHDWHTALLGLYKELYYQDMNNVALVFTIHNAMHQGIFDSMFLPRLNLPWEVFHPFGGIEFYGKINLLKAGITFCDVLTTVSPSYAEELKENAYGLEGVIKEKKYFFGILNGIDYDIWNPERDRYIKVHYSIKNFKKKKYQNKKHLRDVFGLDDAQDKPLVGMVSRLTAQKGFDIIKGMMDEAVAEGFEFVFLGSGEETYQNMLIEFMKKYPKSVRVRIEYNEELAHIVYAGSDMFLMPSLFEPCGISQMIAMRYGTVPIVRKVGGLKDTVIDVVENPQEGTGFTFEEYKPKELLHAMLKAAVYYEMEKCNSSRRWSQLVKRCMSKDFSWEKSAKEYESVYSSAMLLRRYDT
- a CDS encoding PepSY domain-containing protein, whose translation is MKKLLLLGGLLAGFTLAIAEIENTLPNPKQAKISPQEATSSAKSQVGGDVLGYELEDEDGRLVYGVKLIKDAEEYDVKVDANTGKVLKVEKEEEEED
- a CDS encoding recombination protein O N-terminal domain-containing protein; the encoded protein is MSSKSKVIVLRRLLVGEEDLLLKVYGWGGVMNLFVREGALAQSRYAGIFEPFNVVELTYRQSGEIIIPIDISKVSFLSYLALESYERYLWMCSLAGFFIKWVRYYDKQLFEVFLNYLSIRIKNVSIFFLRFKLDILKAMGLYKEMIFEEDIRSVVRTLSEGRKLLLERMKLDKEIISKIEKIIDAHLEMSL
- the panC gene encoding pantoate--beta-alanine ligase gives rise to the protein MPTLFRKVKDVRNYIRNLRHSAENNYSVGLVPTMGYLHEGHMELVRKSKLQNDITVVSIYVNPLQFGKGEDYERYPRDLERDLAMCEEAGVDIVFAPTDEEIYPQKPKVEINVEGISNVLEGAFRTGHFSGVALIVLKLFNIVQPDRAYFGEKDFQQLKLIERLVRDLSYPVEIVPVPTVRDKDGLALSSRNTYLKENERESALSIYRSFLIAQKLFKVGNTKAEDLKEAIKDYISRHPHVKKIDYVEIVDEEFNIKSGEVSEGDRILVAVWIGDTRLIDNWRLSYEEV
- a CDS encoding DUF6036 family nucleotidyltransferase, producing MKKLKPGAIDIESLFERFLQECKEREAEVIKEALYVIESYKGMLVGGWAIALYSKGIRKPTPQDIDFKVLSSQVKPLTEELKGHGFRLLRSNGWLIFEKDGQHVDIGLVESGWEKKALKSSLVFELSRLKVKLRVIAPEYLVVSKLFAGRGKDYLDVTFLIKSGSLNLEKAKELINKNMYLLDYLEEFKSLVLLAENLREDKIRLLF
- the nadC gene encoding carboxylating nicotinate-nucleotide diphosphorylase, whose product is MEDALRLFLKEDIGTGDITTESICRGERVRAVIRAKDEGILAGMPFAIKVFELLGGVGVITSKMDGVTFKKGDELLVIEGSAESILKGERLALNILQRLSGIATLTRKFVERLEGTRIEILDTRKTTPGFRIFEKYAVRVGGGKNHRFALYDMVLIKDNHKKVAGSITEAVRRVRQVVSPAYKIEVEVENIEELKQALDCGVDIVMLDNFTPDGVKEAVKVAKGSVKLEVSGNITPENITLYAIEGVDYISCGFITHSARWLDMSLKIV
- the rfaE2 gene encoding D-glycero-beta-D-manno-heptose 1-phosphate adenylyltransferase, translating into MILDLESLIEFLERERAKGKKIVFTNGCFDLLHAGHAHYLKRAKELGDILVVGINSDSSVRRIKGDKRPIIKQEMRAYLVDSLKPVDYVVIFEEDTPERLIRSIKPHVLVKGGDWNIENIVGADFVLSYGGRVERIEFSFDISTSIIVQKILSIYRDISK
- a CDS encoding HAMP domain-containing sensor histidine kinase; protein product: MNSLFVRVYIIFSILISLAFISLYVFVSYTLQQTLNEEIEWSLRTSWQSIASLIQEDGGFQYDEEVFSIFRKGSGNYLLVKQGNRVAEIQPDEYVLDFPQRYGFYTFEWKGRLIAGFIKSYEGYTIGVYRDVSEKRSYKNTLLKKFTLGWFLLLILFLLLSYVLWFLSLRNIRKLAKSIEISTPEELKPINIKLPSEFMPLLNSYNKLIERLNVYIQNQRLFLYHLSHHLKTPLSVIRTAVDLAFRQNRKKEELLNLLLNIRASVEKALKITEKMLFLYRLESKSHQTNLENFNLKLLIEEVLDELLPLIDKKNLTVDVKLDDVILEADKELVYSILINLVENAVKYSPIGGKIEITTNKGCLYISDNGPGIQEEDMEKVFEPFYRGSNVLSQEGSGLGLSISRAIAQLFGWKILLENKRNGGLLVKVCFSA